The Corynebacterium vitaeruminis DSM 20294 genome window below encodes:
- a CDS encoding bifunctional metallophosphatase/5'-nucleotidase translates to MSHVHFRRALTATVAASLGLSLASTAQAQQAPKTFSISNFTDFHGHIAQVSDSTGVKEPGAAVLSAMVSHVNEGQEYLLTSSGDNVGGSAFTSAVLQDEPTLAVLNKMGVTASAVGNHEFDKGYADLTDRIQSHSSFDYLGANVSGGTPPLAPYVVKEVGGVRVAFIGSVTATTKDKVSPTGIDGIEFGDPVAATNAVADQITAEKTADVVIALYHEGISDPSVFNDNVDAVFAGDTHETKSQVIKRADGSAFAVAQAGEYGKQLADMDFTFDPETGDVIDIAPKVYTTDEMMAAVGATPDLAVQALVDQAKLDSDAAGATTVATASSSFYRGANEDNVASSGSNRGVESTLSNALAQAAKAGINANTSAHADLGVMNAGGVRADLEAGAVTYQEAFAVQPFGNEITYTTLTGQDIIDAIEQQWKDPTLSRPVLALGWSDNFSYTYNPDAPQGERFLAGAIDGEPLDPAKSYVVAGSTFLLDGGDGFAALANGTEKPNTGLMDVDVFTGYLAAYPALAPRGGQSAVGVKLDGELAPGASVTFDLSSLIYTVGDVAQQVTVSVGDAIATADIVHDLGAANYGEAGTAQVALTLPSTLSDADVLTVTTDAGTRVEVPVSALGAVTGADNAPSAPNASSGSSTGLGVFALLAAVASLIGAFFTPALMPMLEQLRAQLGV, encoded by the coding sequence ATGTCTCACGTCCATTTCCGACGCGCCCTCACCGCGACCGTCGCCGCATCGCTTGGTCTGAGCCTCGCGTCCACGGCGCAGGCCCAACAGGCGCCCAAGACCTTCAGTATTAGCAACTTCACCGACTTCCACGGTCACATTGCCCAGGTTAGCGACTCCACCGGTGTGAAGGAGCCGGGTGCCGCGGTGCTGTCGGCCATGGTGTCCCACGTCAACGAGGGGCAGGAATACCTGCTGACCTCTTCCGGTGACAACGTGGGCGGATCCGCGTTCACCTCCGCTGTGCTTCAGGACGAGCCCACGCTCGCGGTCCTCAACAAGATGGGCGTTACCGCCTCCGCGGTGGGAAACCATGAGTTCGACAAGGGCTACGCCGATCTCACCGATCGTATCCAATCGCATTCCAGCTTCGACTACCTCGGTGCGAACGTGAGCGGCGGAACCCCGCCTCTTGCACCCTATGTGGTCAAGGAGGTCGGCGGGGTGCGAGTCGCGTTCATTGGCTCGGTGACCGCGACTACGAAGGACAAGGTCTCCCCGACCGGCATCGACGGCATCGAGTTCGGCGATCCGGTCGCTGCCACCAACGCGGTTGCCGATCAGATCACCGCCGAAAAGACCGCCGACGTCGTGATTGCGCTCTACCACGAGGGAATCTCCGACCCGTCTGTCTTCAACGACAACGTCGACGCCGTGTTTGCTGGTGACACCCACGAGACGAAGTCCCAGGTGATTAAGCGTGCGGACGGTTCCGCCTTCGCGGTGGCCCAGGCGGGGGAGTACGGCAAGCAGCTGGCAGACATGGACTTCACCTTTGACCCGGAAACGGGCGATGTCATTGACATCGCACCGAAGGTGTACACCACCGATGAGATGATGGCCGCCGTTGGTGCCACCCCCGACCTAGCCGTCCAAGCGCTCGTGGACCAGGCGAAGCTCGACTCGGATGCCGCTGGCGCTACCACCGTGGCTACCGCGTCCTCTTCCTTCTACCGCGGCGCCAACGAGGACAACGTTGCAAGCTCCGGATCCAACCGCGGCGTCGAGTCGACGCTGTCGAACGCACTCGCGCAGGCCGCGAAGGCAGGGATCAACGCCAACACCAGCGCCCACGCCGACCTCGGCGTCATGAACGCTGGCGGAGTGCGCGCAGACCTCGAGGCTGGCGCCGTCACCTATCAGGAGGCCTTCGCGGTGCAGCCCTTCGGCAATGAGATCACCTACACCACGCTGACCGGTCAGGACATCATCGACGCCATCGAGCAGCAGTGGAAGGACCCGACACTGTCTCGTCCGGTCCTCGCGCTCGGCTGGTCGGACAACTTCTCCTACACCTACAATCCGGACGCGCCGCAGGGCGAGCGCTTCCTCGCTGGCGCCATCGACGGCGAGCCGCTCGACCCGGCGAAGTCCTACGTGGTGGCGGGCTCCACCTTCCTCCTCGACGGCGGCGACGGCTTCGCAGCGCTGGCCAACGGCACCGAGAAGCCCAACACCGGACTCATGGATGTCGATGTGTTCACCGGTTACCTTGCTGCCTACCCGGCCCTGGCCCCGCGCGGCGGGCAGTCCGCTGTCGGAGTGAAGCTGGACGGTGAGCTGGCCCCGGGCGCGAGCGTCACCTTCGACCTGAGCTCGCTGATCTACACCGTCGGCGATGTGGCGCAGCAGGTGACCGTCTCAGTCGGCGACGCCATCGCCACCGCCGACATCGTCCATGACCTCGGTGCCGCGAACTACGGCGAGGCGGGCACCGCGCAGGTCGCGCTCACCTTGCCGAGCACACTGAGCGACGCGGACGTCCTCACCGTTACCACCGACGCTGGCACCCGCGTGGAGGTGCCGGTCAGCGCGCTCGGCGCGGTCACCGGCGCTGACAATGCGCCTTCCGCGCCGAATGCCTCGAGCGGAAGCTCCACGGGGCTGGGTGTCTTCGCGCTGTTGGCGGCCGTCGCCTCGCTCATCGGTGCCTTCTTCACCCCGGCTCTCATGCCGATGCTTGAGCAGCTGCGCGCACAGCTCGGGGTCTAG
- a CDS encoding SDR family oxidoreductase: MSETAKKIALVTGGSSGIGEATARALAADGWHVIVAARRLDRLEKIAEEIGGEARELDVTSQESVDKLAASIDHLHLLVNNAGGAKGLDPIEKANIADWEWMYETNVLGTLRVTQAFLDKLTADEGHIINISSVAGIQPYAGGAGYNAAKFGVTAMNKVMRIEFVDRPIRITEINPGRVKTDFSLIRFKGDAAKADAVYADKLNLSAEDIAESIRWVAGLPAHMNIDRMVITPRDQVI; this comes from the coding sequence ATGTCGGAGACCGCGAAGAAGATCGCGCTTGTGACCGGGGGCTCCTCGGGCATTGGCGAGGCGACGGCGAGGGCGCTGGCCGCCGACGGCTGGCACGTCATCGTAGCCGCGCGCCGCCTCGACCGGCTGGAAAAGATCGCCGAGGAGATCGGCGGCGAGGCCCGCGAGCTCGATGTGACCAGCCAGGAAAGCGTCGACAAGCTGGCAGCTTCGATCGATCACCTGCACCTTCTGGTCAACAACGCGGGCGGCGCGAAGGGGCTCGACCCGATCGAGAAGGCCAACATCGCGGACTGGGAATGGATGTACGAGACCAACGTGCTGGGCACCCTGCGCGTGACGCAGGCGTTCCTGGATAAGCTCACCGCGGACGAGGGGCACATCATCAACATCTCCTCGGTCGCGGGCATCCAGCCGTACGCGGGTGGGGCGGGCTACAACGCGGCGAAGTTCGGCGTGACGGCGATGAACAAGGTCATGCGCATCGAGTTCGTCGACCGCCCGATCCGCATCACGGAGATCAACCCGGGCCGCGTGAAGACGGACTTCTCACTCATCCGCTTCAAGGGCGATGCCGCGAAGGCCGACGCCGTCTACGCGGACAAGCTCAACCTCTCGGCCGAGGACATCGCCGAGTCGATCCGCTGGGTCGCCGGGCTGCCCGCGCACATGAACATCGACCGCATGGTGATCACCCCGCGCGATCAGGTCATTTAG
- a CDS encoding LysE family translocator, producing the protein MSIASFGALFAVWLAAITLPGPDTLQLIRTGTRDRRAGVWCAIGIMVGNTIWIVSSLLGLSALMVAEPAILHLIQLVGGAYIAWMGWGSLRGGLRTLREKTSDMAGKVVDAVAAQGEEMGAWRALRLGAATNLSNPKAVVFFASIFAQFVRPDMSEGWTVGIAAFLVVTGLAWFIGFAVAVRALAEKIIRNGAVIDIAAGVIFLVIAAVMAAEGARGLLS; encoded by the coding sequence GTGTCTATCGCTTCTTTCGGTGCCCTCTTTGCCGTGTGGCTGGCCGCGATCACGCTGCCTGGTCCCGATACGCTGCAGCTCATCCGCACGGGAACCCGCGACCGGCGGGCGGGGGTGTGGTGCGCGATCGGCATCATGGTCGGCAACACCATCTGGATCGTTTCCTCGCTGCTGGGGCTGTCGGCGCTCATGGTGGCCGAGCCCGCGATCTTGCACCTCATCCAGCTTGTCGGCGGCGCGTACATCGCGTGGATGGGCTGGGGCTCGCTGCGCGGTGGCCTGCGCACGCTGCGGGAGAAGACCTCCGACATGGCGGGGAAGGTCGTCGACGCGGTGGCCGCTCAAGGGGAGGAGATGGGTGCCTGGCGGGCGCTGCGGCTGGGTGCCGCGACCAACCTTTCGAATCCGAAGGCGGTGGTGTTTTTCGCCTCGATCTTCGCGCAGTTCGTGCGCCCGGACATGTCGGAGGGCTGGACGGTCGGCATCGCGGCCTTTCTTGTGGTCACGGGGCTTGCGTGGTTCATTGGCTTCGCGGTGGCGGTGCGCGCGCTGGCGGAGAAGATCATCCGCAACGGGGCCGTCATCGACATCGCTGCGGGCGTCATCTTCCTCGTCATCGCGGCGGTCATGGCAGCCGAAGGGGCGCGCGGGTTGTTGTCTTAG
- a CDS encoding OsmC family protein — translation MSELTPNHEAGQPLEAIDAAKLSELAKKNVENPAGGVKHIRTHTEADGYFRNNSIIRDTHIVKVGEPLPLLGDDSAANPTEVAQAALAACISVGIQAIATNRGVTLTKIDIDIVGTIDISPTWGVGDLGEHKRPGVSDVHVSVDIDGDADREILQKIVDDAIEWSPVVNTYTRPAKLTHELV, via the coding sequence ATGTCTGAACTGACCCCTAACCACGAGGCGGGCCAGCCGCTCGAGGCCATCGACGCCGCCAAGCTGTCCGAGCTGGCCAAGAAGAACGTTGAGAACCCGGCCGGTGGCGTCAAGCACATCCGCACCCACACCGAGGCTGACGGCTACTTCCGCAATAACTCCATCATCCGCGATACCCACATCGTCAAGGTGGGCGAGCCGCTGCCGCTGCTCGGCGATGACTCCGCAGCCAACCCGACCGAGGTCGCCCAGGCCGCCCTCGCAGCCTGCATCTCGGTCGGCATCCAGGCGATTGCCACCAACCGCGGCGTGACCCTGACCAAGATCGACATCGACATCGTCGGCACCATCGACATCTCCCCCACCTGGGGCGTGGGCGACCTCGGCGAGCACAAGCGCCCGGGCGTGTCCGACGTCCACGTTTCCGTCGACATCGACGGCGACGCCGACCGCGAGATCCTGCAGAAGATCGTCGACGACGCCATCGAGTGGTCGCCGGTGGTCAACACCTACACCCGCCCCGCCAAGCTCACCCACGAGCTGGTCTAA
- a CDS encoding acyl-CoA dehydrogenase family protein, with amino-acid sequence MTTLIRKPIELEPLILAEEVRKTLADNAKAVDKNELPARYGIELLGSLGLFEYSSLLDAIRAEREIAREDLSVAFGGWAQLMVIRYLEVGGTPLALKLRDELLAGTRPGVTAMAPSFKTAAGGGSIPLAATKVDGGYSISGKLNWASNLAEDSVIVSSAETADGERFFFVVEGNAEGLDLGKPFGLLGLNATSSSWITIDGLIVPEANILSRDFFGFLAQVRPALFLLQTSECLGVAESAIAAASTKLTGMNEVFADDVYRVAGEIEALIAEQEELAQQDDPDQVALIKLRLAAAQATVDATALEVRTAGGSGYAFSSPASRRFREATFLPVQSPNEAQLKWQLEKLGVA; translated from the coding sequence ATGACCACACTGATTCGCAAGCCCATCGAGCTTGAGCCGCTCATCCTCGCCGAGGAGGTTCGCAAGACCCTGGCCGACAACGCCAAGGCAGTCGACAAGAACGAGCTGCCCGCTCGCTACGGTATCGAGCTGCTGGGTTCGCTGGGGCTGTTCGAGTATTCTTCGCTTCTCGACGCCATTCGCGCCGAACGTGAAATCGCCCGCGAGGACCTCTCTGTCGCCTTCGGCGGCTGGGCGCAGCTCATGGTCATCCGCTACCTCGAGGTCGGCGGCACCCCGCTGGCGCTCAAGCTGCGCGACGAGCTGCTCGCGGGCACCCGCCCGGGCGTTACCGCCATGGCCCCGTCCTTTAAGACCGCCGCCGGTGGAGGCTCCATCCCGCTCGCGGCCACCAAGGTCGACGGTGGCTACTCGATTAGCGGCAAGCTCAACTGGGCCTCCAACCTGGCCGAGGACTCCGTCATCGTCTCCTCCGCGGAGACCGCCGACGGCGAGCGCTTCTTCTTCGTGGTCGAGGGCAACGCCGAAGGACTCGACCTAGGCAAGCCCTTCGGGCTGCTCGGCCTCAACGCCACTTCCTCCTCGTGGATCACCATCGACGGACTAATCGTGCCCGAGGCCAACATCCTCTCCCGCGACTTCTTCGGCTTCCTCGCGCAGGTGCGCCCGGCCCTGTTCCTCCTGCAGACCTCCGAGTGCCTGGGTGTCGCCGAGTCCGCGATCGCCGCGGCCTCGACGAAGCTCACCGGCATGAACGAGGTCTTCGCCGACGACGTCTACCGCGTCGCAGGCGAGATCGAGGCGCTGATCGCCGAACAAGAAGAGCTCGCCCAGCAGGACGATCCCGATCAGGTCGCGCTCATCAAGCTGCGCCTTGCCGCGGCCCAGGCGACCGTGGATGCGACCGCGCTCGAGGTCCGCACCGCCGGCGGCTCCGGCTACGCCTTCTCCTCCCCGGCGTCCCGACGCTTCCGCGAGGCTACCTTCCTCCCGGTGCAGTCGCCGAACGAGGCCCAGCTCAAGTGGCAGCTGGAGAAGCTGGGAGTAGCGTAA
- a CDS encoding flavin reductase family protein, with the protein MTAPTEASASVSAERLRETVGTFPSGVTIITTVDGGEDVGMTVSSFASLSLEPAMVSFSLALSSSKIKHFRVGSPVGISVLADHQAEYARQFSRKVADRFEGVDVWRNSEPRLITDAAAWFDGEIAAAYPGGDHTIFTVLVKECGTHDEAKPLLYQRGQMNNWSVEYSI; encoded by the coding sequence ATGACTGCACCAACCGAAGCATCTGCGAGCGTCAGCGCGGAACGCCTGCGTGAGACGGTGGGTACCTTCCCGTCCGGGGTCACGATCATCACTACAGTCGACGGCGGCGAGGACGTCGGCATGACCGTGAGTTCGTTTGCGTCGTTGTCTCTCGAACCCGCGATGGTGTCCTTCTCGCTGGCGCTGAGCTCGTCGAAGATCAAGCACTTCCGCGTGGGATCCCCGGTGGGCATCTCGGTGCTCGCCGATCACCAGGCCGAGTACGCGCGCCAGTTCTCCCGCAAGGTCGCCGACCGCTTCGAGGGCGTCGACGTCTGGCGTAACTCCGAGCCGAGGCTCATCACCGACGCCGCCGCCTGGTTCGACGGGGAGATCGCCGCGGCCTACCCCGGCGGCGACCACACCATCTTCACCGTCTTGGTCAAGGAGTGCGGCACCCACGACGAGGCCAAGCCGCTTCTTTACCAGCGCGGCCAGATGAACAACTGGAGCGTGGAGTACTCC